A genomic window from Yarrowia lipolytica chromosome 1D, complete sequence includes:
- a CDS encoding uncharacterized protein (Compare to YALI0D15642g, similar to uniprot|Q12496 Saccharomyces cerevisiae YOL098c, similar to Saccharomyces cerevisiae YOL098C; ancestral locus Anc_3.93), giving the protein MFTKVESFEREWTGQPVTRYVSSISGMSVVLVDFPGPIINAYLAVATEVHNDSGTPHTLEHLCFMGSQQFPYKGLLDQLANKIYGTTNAWTDTDQTVYTLAKAGDAQFAKFMAVYLDHVINPTLRDSSHLTEVYHVTPKAREAGVVFSEMQAHAHSADSLMENVTQKKCFPESSAYRSETGGMLDPLRVLTNESIKAFHKSMYAPDNMVLVIAGQIDENALFRELYKFEKECFPGTHRTFRPFVDTEPDIMIPKSETVTVDFPDEDEEFGKVQVTWIGPDHDDGLANTALDVLGAYLTESGAALLQKELVDIPDPLAVSVMFYTRDYLKVSFSLELESVPTKRLTEVSKKMLNLIKNHIVDLSRVQDCLENTKLTLLKRSEEHSEFLCTTVIEHFLYGRGSLEDDFKIKDHLETLATWTTAQWTETMVRLFASNNITVLGKPSAKLAASIPKEAKQHKKQLLQKFGKEGLERQQKLLDDAEREQSKPIPLEVIEEFKISDPKIAFLKSQTERYGRWAGEEEALSIHYEKFDSNFVNIDICLGAQNIDEELLPLIHLIYGSEIFNFPVEGLTAEEVMTGLNHDTIQYYAYASYKGFNEVVQVHVEAESSKYEKVVQWMQKCLLETVWDIDRIQVCIDKALNQLAETKRDAESRLTSAKQRYLFKNSLVHAENLASYEQWLRSVDINTVISQLEKLKKQWFKKDIFVSVTGKVKGDNVSAPWKQFFATLQDTPSKLALPRSYQHLSTLGENLNAESILIPMSSTKTAHLNLMGHLDMTYTSSDHIALLVACEYFQCVEGPFWTGLRGKGYVYGASLGPYIESKRLQFEIYRSSNVYTALCEARSIVNSTTTLDDTLFVGAKRSVINNYANSRASNAAAASSKVVDVEIKFRSEWTTVDDMPNFVDQFVKDVEAVTEAEAKRVIQKYVVPLFQGAQNTTVFCALNIGEVDNLKEKLEKEGYMVEVEEIDEGECVSDEGSETDRDDDDGSEDDDDESDGDTDDTSSSDDE; this is encoded by the coding sequence ATGTTCACCAAAGTGGAATCGTTCGAACGGGAGTGGACAGGTCAACCTGTGACCCGCTATGTGTCCTCTATTTCTGGCATGAgtgtggtgttggtggacTTCCCTGGTCCTATCATTAACGCTTACTTAGCTGTTGCCACGGAGGTCCATAACGACTCGGGTACCCCTCATACATTAGAACATCTGTGTTTCATGGGTAGCCAGCAATTCCCATACAAGGGTCTTTTAGACCAACTTGCGAACAAGATCTACGGCACCACTAACGCATGGACTGACACTGATCAGACGGTTTACACCCTCGCAAAGGCTGGTGATGCCCAGTTTGCCAAGTTCATGGCGGTTTATCTTGACCATGTGATCAACCCGACCCTGAGAGACTCGTCCCATCTCACCGAAGTTTACCACGTTACTCCTAAAGCCCGTGAAGCTGGCGTGGTTTTCTCAGAGATGCAGGCTCATGCCCACTCTGCTGACTCGCTAATGGAGAACGTGACACAGAAGAAGTGTTTTCCTGAAAGCTCTGCTTATAGATCAGAGACTGGTGGCATGCTCGACCCCCTACGTGTGCTCACTAATGAATCCATCAAAGCTTTCCACAAGTCTATGTATGCCCCTGACAACATGGTTCTTGTCATCGCTGGTCAGATCGACGAAAATGCTTTGTTTCGTGAACTGTATAAGTTTGAGAAAGAGTGCTTTCCTGGTACTCATCGAACCTTTCGGCCATTCGTGGACACAGAACCGGATATCATGATCCCGAAATCTGAGACTGTTACCGTGGACTTTCCtgatgaagacgaggagtTTGGCAAGGTTCAGGTGACTTGGATTGGTCCTGATCACGATGATGGCCTCGCCAACACTGCATTGGACGTACTGGGTGCCTATCTTACTGAATCCGGAGCAGCCCTTTTGCAGAAAGAGCTGGTAGACATCCCTGACCCCCTCGCTGTCTCCGTCATGTTCTATACGCGTGACTACTTGAAGGTTAGTTTCAGTCTGGAACTTGAATCAGTTCCTACGAAGAGACTCACTGAGGTCTCTAAGAAGATGCTGAACCTCATCAAAAACCACATTGTCGACCTGAGCCGTGTGCAGGATTGCCTTGAGAACACGAAGCTGACACTTCTGAAGCGATCCGAAGAGCACTCTGAATTCTTATGCACAACCGTCATTGAGCATTTCCTTTACGGTCGTGGCTCTCTTGAGGATGATTTCAAGATTAAGGATCATCTTGAGACTCTCGCTACTTGGACCACAGCGCAATGGACTGAAACCATGGTTCGTCTGTTTGCCTCCAACAATATCACTGTATTGGGTAAGCCCAGTGCCAAACTTGCTGCTTCTATTCCCAAAGAAGCCAAGCAGCATAAAAAACAGCTTCTTCAGAAATTTGGCAAAGAGGGTCTTGAACGACAACAGAAGCTCTTGGATGATGCTGAAAGGGAACAAAGCAAGCCTATCCCTTTGGAAGTCATCGAAGAGTTCAAGATCAGCGACCCTAAGATTGCCTTTCTAAAGTCTCAAACTGAGCGGTACGGGCGATGGGCCGGGGAAGAGGAAGCACTCAGTATCCATTATGAGAAGTTCGACAGCAACTTTGTGAACATTGATATCTGCCTGGGTGCTCAGAACatcgacgaggagctgctACCTCTGATTCACCTGATCTATGGCTCAGAGATCTTCAACTTCCCTGTTGAGGGTCTAACAGCTGAAGAGGTGATGACAGGATTGAACCACGACACAATCCAGTACTACGCGTATGCCAGTTATAAGGGCTTCAACGAGGTTGTGCAGGTACATGTTGAGGCTGAGTCAAGCAAGTACGAGAAGGTTGTACAGTGGATGCAGAAGTGCCTGCTTGAGACTGTCTGGGACATAGACCGAATTCAAGTCTGTATTGATAAGGCGCTCAACCAGCTGGCCGAAACTAAGCGCGACGCTGAGTCTCGACTGACCTCCGCAAAGCAGCGTTATCTTTTCAAGAACTCTCTCGTACATGCTGAAAACCTGGCTTCTTACGAACAGTGGCTCCGGTCTGTCGACATCAATACCGTAATCAGCCAGCTTGAAAAACTAAAGAAACAGTggttcaagaaggacatttTTGTCTCTGTGACTGGTAAGGTCAAGGGGGATAATGTGAGTGCCCCTTGGAAACAATTCTTTGCCACATTGCAAGATACCCCGTCAAAGTTGGCGCTACCTCGGTCCTATCAACATCTGTCAACGCTGGGAGAGAATCTCAATGCTGAATCAATTCTGATTCCCATGAGCAGCACCAAAACTGCACATTTGAACCTCATGGGACATCTTGACATGACATATACGTCTTCTGATCACATCGCATTACTCGTTGCCTGTGAATACTTCCAGTGTGTGGAGGGTCCGTTCTGGACGGGACTGAGAGGTAAGGGCTATGTCTACGGCGCTTCTCTTGGGCCCTACATCGAATCCAAACGCCTTCAGTTCGAAATCTATCGTTCCAGTAACGTATACACTGCACTTTGCGAAGCCAGGTCTATTGTCAACAGCACAACCACTTTGGATGACACTTTATTTGTTGGTGCGAAGCGATCCGTCATCAACAACTATGCCAATTCTCGGGCCTCAaacgctgctgctgcatcCAGCAAGGTTGTGGATGTAGAGATCAAATTCCGAAGTGAATGGACAACTGTGGATGATATGCCCAACTTTGTCGACCAGTTCGTCAAGGATGTTGAGGCAGTGACAGAGGCAGAAGCAAAGCGCGTTATCCAAAAATATGTTGTTCCTCTTTTCCAGGGTGCGCAAAACACCACGGTGTTTTGCGCTCTCAACATCGGCGAGGTTGACAACCTtaaggagaagctggagaaggaaggCTATATGGTCGAAGTTGAAGAAATCGATGAGGGTGAGTGTGTCAGCGACGAGGGAAGTGAGACTGATAgagatgacgacgacgggtctgaagatgacgatgacgaaTCTGATGGAGATACTGATGATACGTCCTCAAGCGATGATGAATAA
- a CDS encoding uncharacterized protein (Compare to YALI0D15664g, weakly similar to uniprot|P38867 Saccharomyces cerevisiae YHR177w), with product METYHGYVRTQLDAILLFEACQLGLLPRIRRRLTERERLQVRSGSVYVWDEREASMRRWTDGKAWSASRVSGSFLTYREMEGNKKHPVASPKEKEEGFKYKEGGLFKQSFSITTATGLKLHLISYYTREDVNQGKLAQPSTDSRLKHIQIPIENYPDTSPSASYQNPAVTHVPLQYGYRQGIPMPGQMPGQMPGQMPGQMSGQMHPQMQPQMHPQMQPQMHNHISSHAPSHAPSHGPSQHMHIPSHHSYHPYAMHHPASHAPPQQYGTSPPYYDYSQPPYYPQQPQPQPQYSFRRSPELQIPSPPPTTHSPKTPPKEGKTLPPLKLAEKLGGEDQRTIHMLNRVFI from the coding sequence ATGGAAACATATCACGGTTATGTCCGAACGCAGTTGGATGCAATCCTCCTTTTTGAAGCATGCCAACTCGGCTTGCTCCCTCGAATCCGTCGACGGCTGACAGAACGAGAACGACTACAAGTGAGATCGGGCTCAGTTTATGTATGGGACGAGAGAGAGGCGTCAATGAGAAGATGGACCGACGGAAAGGCATGGAGTGCCAGTCGAGTCAGTGGCTCATTTCTGACATACAGAGAAATGGAGGGtaacaaaaaacacccaGTTGCCAGTCCAAAGGAAAAAGAGGAAGGtttcaagtacaaggaagGTGGACTTTTCAAGCAATCTTTCAGCATCACCACTGCTACCGGTCTCAAGCTTCACTTAATCAGTTACTACACTCGAGAAGATGTGAACCAAGGCAAGCTGGCTCAGCCTAGCACTGACTCTCGCCTTAAACATATCCAAATTCCTATTGAGAACTACCCCGATACCTCTCCTAGTGCATCTTACCAGAATCCAGCTGTTACACATGTCCCTCTTCAGTATGGGTACAGACAGGGCATCCCTATGCCAGGACAGATGCCAGGACAGATGCCAGGACAGATGCCAGGACAGATGTCAGGACAGATGCACCCCCAGATGCAACCCCAGATGCACCCCCAGATGCAACCCCAGATGCATAATCATATCTCTAGCCATGCTCCTAGCCATGCCCCTAGCCATGGGCCAAGTCAGCACATGCACATTCCTTCTCATCATTCGTACCACCCATATGCTATGCACCACCCAGCCTCCcatgctcctccacagcagTATGGAACCTCACCTCCATACTATGACTACTCTCAGCCTCCTTACTATCCCCAGCAACCTCAGCCCCAGCCCCAGTACTCTTTCCGAAGATCACCTGAGCTGCAGATCccctctcctcctcccacgACACACTCTCCTAAGACTCCTCCAAAGGAAGGAAAGACTCTCCCTCCCTTGAAATTGGCTGAAAAGTTGGGAGGTGAAGATCAGAGAACTATTCACATGCTTAACCGTGTCTTCATTTGA
- a CDS encoding uncharacterized protein (Compare to YALI0D15686g, no similarity), with product MHSMDNLIYGKLSASLQVADHMIRHYSKLVGSRKHLSKTFPGKLTYRKAISKLQQGNDLADSRDAQQTQGGAIRSEASSFDRSKRSRGKSWKLPELALSEQKVIERQSRVTPEGWRSMDLPEWQRAKFGKLDKLQELEKRRQLALSTGDVAKWLGPHQKYVRDLNQPVQALWRPQRKLSQEKQVMVYQLYQQGRTIGAIAKELKISSEAIQRIVKAKKQETKQFDRDNEKDQKKDKWRDLLKVRET from the coding sequence ATGCACTCCATGGATAATTTAATTTATGGCAAATTGTCCGCATCATTACAAGTTGCAGACCATATGATCAGACATTATTCGAAACTTGTGGGTTCCAGAAAACACCTGAGCAAAACATTTCCTGGGAAACTCACGTACAGGAAAGCTATCAGCAAATTACAACAAGGCAACGATCTAGCAGACTCGAGGGATGCTCAACAAACCCAGGGTGGCGCTATAAGATCAGAGGCATCCTCATTTGACAGGTCAAAGCGGTCGCGCGGAAAATCATGGAAGCTTCCAGAGTTGGCTTTGAGTGAGCAAAAGGTCATTGAAAGACAATCTCGTGTTACACCTGAGGGGTGGAGGTCGATGGACCTCCCTGAGTGGCAGCGGGCAAAATTTGGAAAGCTTGATAAATTGCAAGAACTTGAGAAACGTCGCCAGCTTGCTCTTAGTACTGGAGATGTTGCTAAATGGCTAGGACCCCATCAGAAGTATGTGCGGGATCTGAATCAACCAGTTCAGGCCTTGTGGAGACCACAGAGGAAGCTTTCGCAGGAAAAGCAGGTTATGGTATACCAATTATATCAACAGGGGAGAACAATAGGCGCTATCGCAAAAGAGTTGAAGATCAGTTCGGAGGCGATCCAGCGTATTGTTAAGGCGAAGAAGCAAGAGACGAAACAATTTGACAGAGATAACGAGAAGGAccaaaagaaggacaaaTGGAGGGACTTGCTGAAGGTGAGAGAGACCTAA
- a CDS encoding uncharacterized protein (Compare to YALI0D15708g, similar to uniprot|P45954 Homo sapiens Acyl-CoA dehydrogenase short/branched chain specific mitochondrial precursor), with amino-acid sequence MLSIRSITRSLPIGSRICQQSAMKASTVRPLALRAYSTRPPVTHFSEEEEMFRDMVSKFADEVIAPKVREMDEAEQMDKTIIQDMFDNGLMGIETPEEFGGAGANFTSAIIVVEELAKVDPSVSVMNDVHNTLVNTCIRSWGSDALRNKYLPQLAAQKVGSFALSEPSSGSDAFAMKSRATKTDDGYILNGSKMWITNAAEAELFIVFANLDPSKGYKGITAFVVEKDMGVQIAKKEQKLGIRASSTCVLNFEDVFIPKENLLGEEGKGYKIAIECLNEGRIGIAAQMLGLAGGAFKKATGYAFNDRKQFGQYIGEFQGMQHQIGQAATEIEAARLLVYNAARLKEAGVPFTKEAAMAKLYASQVAGNVASKAVEWMGGVGFTREETLEKFFRDSKIGAIYEGTSNIQLQTIAKIIQKESA; translated from the coding sequence ATGTTGTCCATTCGATCCATTACCCGATCTCTCCCCATTGGCAGCCGAATCTGCCAGCAGAGTGCCATGAAGGCCTCTACTGTGCGACCTCTCGCCTTGAGAGCTTACTCCACCCGACCCCCTGTCACTCACttctccgaggaggaggagatgttTCGTGACATGGTTAGCAAGTTTGCTGATGAGGTGATTGCTCCCAAGGTCCGTGAGAtggacgaggccgagcAGATGGACAAGACAATCATCCAGGACATGTTCGACAATGGCCTTATGGGCATCGAGACTCCCGAGGAGTTCGGTGGTGCAGGTGCCAACTTCACCTCTGCTATCATCGTCGTTGAGGAGCTTGCCAAGGTGGACCCCTCAGTGTCTGTGATGAACGATGTCCACAATACCCTCGTCAACACCTGCATCCGATCCTGGGGATCCGACGCACTCCGAAACAAGTATCTCCCCCAGCTTGCTGCCCAGAAGGTCGGATCTTTCGCTCTTTCTGAGCCCTCTTCCGGATCTGATGCCTTCGCCATGAAGTCTCGAGCCACAAAGACTGACGATGGATACATTTTGAACGGTTCCAAGATGTGGATCACCAACGCTGCCGAGGCTGAGCTTTTCATTGTTTTTGCTAATCTCGATCCCAGCAAGGGCTACAAGGGTATTACTGCCTTTGTTGTCGAGAAGGACATGGGAGTGCAGATTGCtaagaaggagcagaagctggGTATCCGAGCCTCTTCTACCTGCGTTCTCAACTTCGAGGACGTTTTCATTCCTAAGGAGAACCTTCTTGGCGAGGAGGGCAAGGGCTACAAGATTGCTATCGAGTGCTTGAACGAGGGCCGAATCGGAATTGCGGCCCAGATGCTTGGCCTTGCTGGTGGAGCTTTCAAGAAGGCTACCGGCTATGCTTTCAACGACAGAAAGCAGTTCGGCCAGTACATCGGTGAGTTCCAGGGTATGCAGCACCAGATTGGCCAGGCCGCTACTGAGATCGAGGCTGCTCGACTCCTGGTCTACAACGCTGCCCGACTCAAGGAGGCTGGCGTTCCTTTCACAAAGGAGGCTGCTATGGCAAAGCTCTATGCTTCCCAGGTTGCAGGAAACGTCGCATCCAAGGCTGTCGAATGGATGGGTGGTGTCGGATTCACTCGAGaggagactctggagaagttCTTCCGAGATTCTAAGATCGGTGCCATTTACGAGGGAACTTCCAACATCCAGCTGCAGACTATTGCCAAGATCATCCAGAAGGAGTCTGCCTAA